One genomic window of Punica granatum isolate Tunisia-2019 chromosome 1, ASM765513v2, whole genome shotgun sequence includes the following:
- the LOC116194130 gene encoding uncharacterized protein At1g76660-like isoform X3: MSCTLIGRLYTSWLVHERKRWGGCLAALSCFGAQKGGKRIVPASRVPEGNAAAAQPNRPQANQATTAIAPSLLAPPSSPASFTNSALPSTAQSPSNFLSANSPGGPSSMMFATGPFAHETQLVSPPVFSTFTTEPSTAPLTPPPELAHLSTTPSSPEVPYARYLLASRDLKGAQKENYVSSNDLQATYPPYPESPASSLRSPISRISSDCLSSAFPDREAPNMSHDTNFFCPATFAEFYLDQNSYTAGRLSVSKDSDVHSTGGNGYQSRQNTSRSPKQDAEEIEAYRASFGFSADEIITTAQYVEIADVADDSFTIRPPVEENLRPPYVNEKQKAVVKSHTNLWASNSTLPESDMGDPVRMAMPRNEHRGGLSTPNNRSLTDSEQDTGNRLPRLRTSRSCRKYPSGLSSSDAEIEYRRGRSLREGRGNFSLR; the protein is encoded by the exons ATGAGCTGTACTCTGATAGGACGTTTGTACACTTCATGGCTTGTCCACGAG CGAAAGCGGTGGGGAGGATGTTTGGCTGCACTTTCCTGCTTCGGTGCTCAGAAAGGTGGAAAGCGTATAGTTCCTGCATCTCGTGTTCCTGAGGGCAATGCTGCAGCAGCTCAACCCAACAGACCTCAAGCAAATCAAGCCACAACAGCTATAGCTCCGTCTCTTCTGGCACCTCCTTCATCCCCTGCATCCTTTACGAACTCTGCTCTCCCCTCAACAGCCCAGTCACCAAGTAATTTCCTATCGGCCAACTCACCTGGTGGACCCTCCTCCATGATGTTCGCTACAGGTCCATTTGCCCATGAAACCCAACTTGTCTCTCCACCAGTCTTCTCAACCTTCACTACCGAGCCATCCACTGCCCCTCTTACTCCCCCTCCCGAGCTCGCCCACCTTTCTACTACTCCCTCTTCCCCCGAGGTTCCCTATGCTCGATACCTTCTAGCTTCGAGGGATCTCAAAGGGGCACAGAAGGAAAATTATGTGTCGTCCAACGATCTTCAAGCAACGTACCCTCCGTACCCAGAAAGCCCTGCCAGCAGCCTCAGATCTCCGATATCGAGGATCTCAAGTGATTGCTTATCGTCAGCGTTTCCAGATCGGGAGGCCCCAAATATGTCTCATGATACAAATTTCTTCTGCCCTGCTACATTCGCCGAATTCTATCTTGATCAAAATTCATACACTGCTGGGAGATTGAGTGTCTCCAAGGATTCAGACGTCCATTCAACAGGCGGAAATGGGTATCAGAGCAGGCAAAACACTAGTAGAAGCCCCAAGCAAGATGCAGAGGAAATAGAAGCTTACCGCGCATCCTTTGGGTTTAGCGCAGATGAAATCATTACAACCGCCCAGTATGTGGAGATTGCTGATGTGGCAGATGATTCATTCACCATCAGGCCACCCGTTGAAGAAAATTTGCGGCCTCCGTATGTGAATGAGAAGCAAAAGGCAGTGGTAAAATCACACACAAACTTGTGGGCCTCGAATAGCACTCTACCTGAATCAGATATGGGTGACCCTGTTCGAATGGCAATGCCACGGAATGAACACAGAG GCGGACTCAGCACACCCAACAATAGGTCGTTAACCGATAGCGAGCAGGATACTGGTAATAGGCTCCCTAGGCTGCGGACATCCAGGAGCTGTCGGAAATACCCCTCAGGCTTGTCTAGCTCAGATGCAGAGATCGAGTATCGGAGGGGAAGAAGCTTAAGAGAGGGGCGAGGGAACTTCTCATTGCGCTGA
- the LOC116194130 gene encoding uncharacterized protein At1g76660-like isoform X1, whose protein sequence is MGSMGSEQIRVPPQQQERRKRWGGCLAALSCFGAQKGGKRIVPASRVPEGNAAAAQPNRPQANQATTAIAPSLLAPPSSPASFTNSALPSTAQSPSNFLSANSPGGPSSMMFATGPFAHETQLVSPPVFSTFTTEPSTAPLTPPPELAHLSTTPSSPEVPYARYLLASRDLKGAQKENYVSSNDLQATYPPYPESPASSLRSPISRISSDCLSSAFPDREAPNMSHDTNFFCPATFAEFYLDQNSYTAGRLSVSKDSDVHSTGGNGYQSRQNTSRSPKQDAEEIEAYRASFGFSADEIITTAQYVEIADVADDSFTIRPPVEENLRPPYVNEKQKAVVKSHTNLWASNSTLPESDMGDPVRMAMPRNEHRGGLSTPNNRSLTDSEQDTGNRLPRLRTSRSCRKYPSGLSSSDAEIEYRRGRSLREGRGNFSLR, encoded by the exons ATGGGTAGCATGGGATCGGAGCAGATTAGAGTTCCTCCGCAGCAGCAAGAACGG CGAAAGCGGTGGGGAGGATGTTTGGCTGCACTTTCCTGCTTCGGTGCTCAGAAAGGTGGAAAGCGTATAGTTCCTGCATCTCGTGTTCCTGAGGGCAATGCTGCAGCAGCTCAACCCAACAGACCTCAAGCAAATCAAGCCACAACAGCTATAGCTCCGTCTCTTCTGGCACCTCCTTCATCCCCTGCATCCTTTACGAACTCTGCTCTCCCCTCAACAGCCCAGTCACCAAGTAATTTCCTATCGGCCAACTCACCTGGTGGACCCTCCTCCATGATGTTCGCTACAGGTCCATTTGCCCATGAAACCCAACTTGTCTCTCCACCAGTCTTCTCAACCTTCACTACCGAGCCATCCACTGCCCCTCTTACTCCCCCTCCCGAGCTCGCCCACCTTTCTACTACTCCCTCTTCCCCCGAGGTTCCCTATGCTCGATACCTTCTAGCTTCGAGGGATCTCAAAGGGGCACAGAAGGAAAATTATGTGTCGTCCAACGATCTTCAAGCAACGTACCCTCCGTACCCAGAAAGCCCTGCCAGCAGCCTCAGATCTCCGATATCGAGGATCTCAAGTGATTGCTTATCGTCAGCGTTTCCAGATCGGGAGGCCCCAAATATGTCTCATGATACAAATTTCTTCTGCCCTGCTACATTCGCCGAATTCTATCTTGATCAAAATTCATACACTGCTGGGAGATTGAGTGTCTCCAAGGATTCAGACGTCCATTCAACAGGCGGAAATGGGTATCAGAGCAGGCAAAACACTAGTAGAAGCCCCAAGCAAGATGCAGAGGAAATAGAAGCTTACCGCGCATCCTTTGGGTTTAGCGCAGATGAAATCATTACAACCGCCCAGTATGTGGAGATTGCTGATGTGGCAGATGATTCATTCACCATCAGGCCACCCGTTGAAGAAAATTTGCGGCCTCCGTATGTGAATGAGAAGCAAAAGGCAGTGGTAAAATCACACACAAACTTGTGGGCCTCGAATAGCACTCTACCTGAATCAGATATGGGTGACCCTGTTCGAATGGCAATGCCACGGAATGAACACAGAG GCGGACTCAGCACACCCAACAATAGGTCGTTAACCGATAGCGAGCAGGATACTGGTAATAGGCTCCCTAGGCTGCGGACATCCAGGAGCTGTCGGAAATACCCCTCAGGCTTGTCTAGCTCAGATGCAGAGATCGAGTATCGGAGGGGAAGAAGCTTAAGAGAGGGGCGAGGGAACTTCTCATTGCGCTGA
- the LOC116194130 gene encoding uncharacterized protein At1g76660-like isoform X2, with protein MSCTLIGRLYTSWLVHEVRKRWGGCLAALSCFGAQKGGKRIVPASRVPEGNAAAAQPNRPQANQATTAIAPSLLAPPSSPASFTNSALPSTAQSPSNFLSANSPGGPSSMMFATGPFAHETQLVSPPVFSTFTTEPSTAPLTPPPELAHLSTTPSSPEVPYARYLLASRDLKGAQKENYVSSNDLQATYPPYPESPASSLRSPISRISSDCLSSAFPDREAPNMSHDTNFFCPATFAEFYLDQNSYTAGRLSVSKDSDVHSTGGNGYQSRQNTSRSPKQDAEEIEAYRASFGFSADEIITTAQYVEIADVADDSFTIRPPVEENLRPPYVNEKQKAVVKSHTNLWASNSTLPESDMGDPVRMAMPRNEHRGGLSTPNNRSLTDSEQDTGNRLPRLRTSRSCRKYPSGLSSSDAEIEYRRGRSLREGRGNFSLR; from the exons ATGAGCTGTACTCTGATAGGACGTTTGTACACTTCATGGCTTGTCCACGAGGTT CGAAAGCGGTGGGGAGGATGTTTGGCTGCACTTTCCTGCTTCGGTGCTCAGAAAGGTGGAAAGCGTATAGTTCCTGCATCTCGTGTTCCTGAGGGCAATGCTGCAGCAGCTCAACCCAACAGACCTCAAGCAAATCAAGCCACAACAGCTATAGCTCCGTCTCTTCTGGCACCTCCTTCATCCCCTGCATCCTTTACGAACTCTGCTCTCCCCTCAACAGCCCAGTCACCAAGTAATTTCCTATCGGCCAACTCACCTGGTGGACCCTCCTCCATGATGTTCGCTACAGGTCCATTTGCCCATGAAACCCAACTTGTCTCTCCACCAGTCTTCTCAACCTTCACTACCGAGCCATCCACTGCCCCTCTTACTCCCCCTCCCGAGCTCGCCCACCTTTCTACTACTCCCTCTTCCCCCGAGGTTCCCTATGCTCGATACCTTCTAGCTTCGAGGGATCTCAAAGGGGCACAGAAGGAAAATTATGTGTCGTCCAACGATCTTCAAGCAACGTACCCTCCGTACCCAGAAAGCCCTGCCAGCAGCCTCAGATCTCCGATATCGAGGATCTCAAGTGATTGCTTATCGTCAGCGTTTCCAGATCGGGAGGCCCCAAATATGTCTCATGATACAAATTTCTTCTGCCCTGCTACATTCGCCGAATTCTATCTTGATCAAAATTCATACACTGCTGGGAGATTGAGTGTCTCCAAGGATTCAGACGTCCATTCAACAGGCGGAAATGGGTATCAGAGCAGGCAAAACACTAGTAGAAGCCCCAAGCAAGATGCAGAGGAAATAGAAGCTTACCGCGCATCCTTTGGGTTTAGCGCAGATGAAATCATTACAACCGCCCAGTATGTGGAGATTGCTGATGTGGCAGATGATTCATTCACCATCAGGCCACCCGTTGAAGAAAATTTGCGGCCTCCGTATGTGAATGAGAAGCAAAAGGCAGTGGTAAAATCACACACAAACTTGTGGGCCTCGAATAGCACTCTACCTGAATCAGATATGGGTGACCCTGTTCGAATGGCAATGCCACGGAATGAACACAGAG GCGGACTCAGCACACCCAACAATAGGTCGTTAACCGATAGCGAGCAGGATACTGGTAATAGGCTCCCTAGGCTGCGGACATCCAGGAGCTGTCGGAAATACCCCTCAGGCTTGTCTAGCTCAGATGCAGAGATCGAGTATCGGAGGGGAAGAAGCTTAAGAGAGGGGCGAGGGAACTTCTCATTGCGCTGA